Proteins encoded in a region of the Ornithodoros turicata isolate Travis chromosome 3, ASM3712646v1, whole genome shotgun sequence genome:
- the LOC135389731 gene encoding uncharacterized protein LOC135389731, whose translation MLGIRSATRSDFPLSPADLVSGALLRLPGQFFDAAGLQQPAPDPLNFAIRLQAYCTDLRPPPTRPSSRQVFVHPQLATATHVFLRHDATRKPLQPPYDGPFLVYSRQGKTLTIRLPNRLEVVSVDRVKPAFLLPDDSSDPPSPHSHCLSAPPPRLPAHRVS comes from the coding sequence ATGCTGGGCATACGGTCCGCTACCCGGTCTGACTTCCCACTCTCCCCTGCCGACCTGGTCTCAGGTGCCCTACTGCGTCTGCCCGGGCAATTCTTCGATGCAGCCGGCCTCCAGCAGCCGGCCCCCGATCCTCTCAACTTCGCCATCCGTTTGCAGGCTTATTGCACGGACTTACGGCCGCCTCCCACCCGCCCTTCGTCTCGACAAGTTTTTGTCCACCCTCAACTCGCCACAGCGACTCATGTTTTCTTGCGCCATGACGCCACGCGTAAGCCGCTGCAGCCCCCTTACGACGGCCCCTTCCTCGTCTACTCCCGCCAGGGCAAGACGTTAACCATCCGCCTGCCCAACCGTCTGGAGGTTGTTTCAGTCGACCGTGTCAAGCCCGCTTTCCTCCTTCCTGACGACTCGAGCGACCCTCCGTCGCCGCATTCGCACTGCCTGAGCGCGCCTCCTCCTCGTTTGCCTGCCCACCGCGTCAGCTGA